The following coding sequences are from one Brienomyrus brachyistius isolate T26 chromosome 15, BBRACH_0.4, whole genome shotgun sequence window:
- the stil gene encoding SCL-interrupting locus protein homolog has translation MSVKVNLKALPPQVLQGVLKNPDPQRMLRSSENVITPFSFPKSKVALWDPAPTGDSVSLHLCYYRNPKIILAEKALRLAYRQARQSCTGIFSCFLLGALTVDDDEEGVTLTLDRFDPGRDQPGSTAKVPTALLPGDVLLPCVIGPQGATSANLLLHSTEDLNVTFKALRHSCCSRDAAELSDLLVPRARLGCSEQLDRLSFSLRWAAVTVADTLDAVPVRPVPIIPTALARNLSGVASVTQPLQAVCRKRGFLTMDQTRKLLLVLESDPKAHSLPLVGVWLSGVTHIHSPQVWAWCLRYLYGAAVQDRVMSEGGAFLVVLYSLTHRNPEFYQCQPCGGQQEMTFQLLTSTESVTLYKHAEMTGRPLQFELSPENVNQESEFFKKVVSSVSFSRSSGGTSSASPQNKLSISDQDSGVEDEDLSPRPSPNPHPLSQQTRSIRPSVPELSLVMDGSFLDGRKLSCREPPHALGPTPSPALQQRGSAAIRGCRSASKPPGLASVLGGPPRLRRPPALGTLPARDQPGPGQQRLRANAGKQPASSSGRSSSGGCPPSPANSASSSSTPSTPMTSGSPDTSASQPRPLAAPPKGLSPFTPQPPLSSPGLPPPLGYHSLRCSTASLSQVPLYPHPSNNMHSTPSSKPSSECVGLPCSCCVRQHGHVSRNTPLSWQTVSPSPAVPRLSSGGAGVVCCPTPDSTPHHECCSSSPRRACCQSSPHHSPACITSSPVHHPSPHEACSPSREHSAPTRWLVEQPAPACQAPCCQAVYPALPPGPPADGATGILPADAYRILVDQDRQLKLLHAQIKKLLEAQGKESSPAAPPSSTERWQEEAKERVSIAVSTGASLYWSPPQGEPESELEAQGEIEVSSAFTLPTPEEHASSSMTSDGPDREDERRQTVGVSSPRSLPADGLHVFQSPVPGESAVLCDQARSPDELGSPPQQASTSEDEQRFYKVLLGQVNSRLQASLGKEEAEQQERAVWTGPPTERHSLSPKEAPPPRSAQLEGRKKTSEPDKPEQDQVLQATLRQLQKLGVTVELDPPRQGKATRSTLESTSTLASISPEAVVPRLTLSESVGTSMWAPSVGGSVDLSLEANAIALKYLSDSHLSRFSLGMRPSVPLQSPGAVHSGNAFTECATTGLSVLSSSNMSFATRKYMKKYGLIEENGSEEEVEMQEEAESTDLRRDSALGHSARTDLSENFSPERGGILKNIGNNQAGSQSQLLRDLRPKMQLLSSGAKKKSQQENDPHERGPQPMWVGAQAPRDPSVAESSVGNFLDLSRLRQLPKLF, from the exons ATGAGCGTTAAAGTGAATTTAAAAGCCCTCCCACCTCAAGTTTTGCAAGGCGTTCTCAAGAACCCAGATCCCCAGCGAATGCTCAG GTCTTCTGAGAATGTCATCACTCCTTTCAGTTTCCCCAAGTCTAAAGTCGCACTGTGGGATCCAGCTCCTACCGGGGATTCTGTCAGCCTTCATCTGTGCTATTACAG GAATCCCAAGATTATTCTGGCGGAGAAAGCCCTCCGCTTGGCATACCGCCAGGCACGGCAGAGTTGCACTGGCATCTTTTCTTGTTTCCTGTTGGGTGCTTTAACCGTAGATGATG ATGAGGAAGGAGTCACCTTGACGCTGGACCGGTTTGACCCGGGTCGGGACCAGCCGGGGTCGACCGcaaaggtgcccacggccctgtTGCCCGGCGATGTCCTCCTGCCCTGCGTGATTGGCCCACAAGGGGCGACATCCGCGAATCTGCTGCTGCACTCGACTGAGGACCTTAATGTCACGTTTAAG GCTCTGCGACACAGCTGTTGTAGCAGGGACGCCGCGGAGCTCTCTGACCTCCTGGTACCGCGGGCCCGCCTGGGCTGCTCCGAGCAGCTGGACAGGCTGAGCTTCAGCCTCCGCTGGGCTGCCGTGACGGTAGCCGACACTCTGGACGCCGTCCCCGTGCGGCCGGTCCCCATCATCCCAACTGCGCTGGCCAGGAACCTCAGCGGCGTTGCCAGCGTGACTCAGCCACTGCAGGCCGTGTGTCGGAAGCGGGG GTTCCTTACCATGGATCAGACTCGTAAGCTCCTCCTCGTACTCGAGTCTGACCCAAAGGCGCACTCGCTGCCTCTTGTGGGAGT ATGGCTGAGTGGGGTCACACACATCCACAGTCCCCAGGTGTGGGCGTGGTGTCTGCGGTACCTGTATGGTGCTGCTGTCCAGGACAG GGTGATGTCGGAGGGCGGGGCATTCCTGGTGGTGCTATACTCTCTCACCCATCGGAATCCTGAGTTTTACCAGTGCCAGCCGTGTGGCGGACAGCAGGAGATGACCTTCCAACTGCTCACGAGTACGGAGTCCGTCACCCTTTACAAG CATGCTGAGATGACAGGGCGACCTCTGCAGTTCGAGCTGAGTCCTGAAAACGTAAACCAGGAATCTGAATTCTTCAAGAAAGTGGTATCCAGTGTGTCCTTCAGCAG GAGCTCAGGTGGCACATCTTCAGCCTCCCCACAAAATAAGCTCTCCATCAGCGACCAGGATTCGGGGGTGGAGGACGAGGACCTCTCTCCCAGGCCGTCTCCCAACCCTCACCCACTCAGCCAACAG ACGAGGAGTATCCGCCCCTCGGTGCCTGAGCTTTCCCTGGTCATGGATGGCAGTTTTCTGGATGGTAGGAAGCTGTCATGCCGTGAACCTCCCCACGCTTTGGGTCCCACGCCATCGCCGGCTCTGCAGCAGCGAGGAAGTGCTGCCATTCGCGGATGCCGCTCGGCCTCTAAGCCGCCCGGCCTGGCCTCCGTGCTCGGCGGCCCGCCCCGGCTCAGAAGGCCACCTGCTCTGGGGACTCTGCCTGCCAGAGATCAGCCTGGCCCTGGCCAGCAGAGGTTACGAGCCAACGCGGGCAAACAACCCGCCTCCTCTTCCGGAAGGTCATCTTCGGGGGGCTGTCCACCATCCCCAGCAAACTCCGCCTCTTCGTCCTCCACACCGTCCACACCGATGACCAGCGGTTCACCCGACACATCTGCAAGCCAACCACGGCCATTGGCGGCTCCCCCCAAGGGTCTGTCTCCCTTCACTCCTCAACCACCGCTGTCATCCCCCGGCCTTCCCCCCCCGTTGGGGTACCACAGCCTCAGGTGCAGCACTGCCTCTCTCAGTCAAGTACCCCTGTACCCCCATCCATCCAACAACATGCATAGTACCCCATCATCAAAGCCCAGCTCTGAGTGTGTGGGGCTGCCCTGTAGCTGCTGTGTCCGGCAGCATGGTCACGTCTCCCGGAACACTCCCCTCTCCTGGCAAacggtgtcccccagccctgcagTACCCCGCCTGTCCTCCGGGGGTGCTGGTGTGGTCTGCTGCCCCACACCGGACAGCACCCCACATCATGAGTGCTGCAGTTCCTCACCTCGTCGCGCCTGCTGCCAGTCGTCTCCGCACCACAGTCCCGCTTGCATCACCAGCAGCCCCGTCCATCACCCGTCCCCCCATGAAGCCTGCTCCCCTTCCAGGGAGCATAGCGCCCCCACCAGGTGGCTCGTGGAACAGCCGGCCCCTGCCTGCCAGGCCCCCTGTTGCCAAGCAGTGTACCCGGCCTTGCCGCCTGGACCTCCAGCTGATGGAGCGACTGGCATCTTGCCTGCTGACGCCTACAGGATCCTCGTGGACCAGGACCGTCAGCTGAAGTTACTGCACGCTCAG ataaagAAGCTCCTTGAAGCTCAGGGCAAGGAATCGAGTCCCGCAGcccccccatcctccacagAGAGGTGGCaggaggaggcgaaggagcGAGTCAGCATCGCTGTGAGCACAG GAGCCAGTTTGTACTGGAGCCCCCCGCAAGGAGAGCCTGAGTCAGAGCTTGAGGCACAGGGTGAGATTGAGGTCAGCTCCGCCTTCACTCTCCCCACCCCTGAGGAACACGCCTCTTCCTCCATGACCAGCGACGGCCCGGACAGGGAGGACGAGCGGCGGCAGACAGTGGGCGTGTCTTCACCCAG GTCTCTGCCTGCCGATGGACTGCACGTCTTCCAGAGCCCAGTGCCAGGAGAGTCTGCCGTGCTGTGTGACCAGGCGCGGTCTCCAGACGAGCTGGGCTCCCCCCCACAGCAAGCCAGCACCTCGGAGGATGAGCAGAGATTTTACAAAGTCTTGCTG gGCCAGGTGAACAGTCGCCTTCAAGCCTCCTTGGGGAAGGAAGAGGCTGAGCAGCAAGAACGCGCTGTATGGACTGGACCCCCCACGGAGAGGCATAGCCTATCCCCTAAGGAGGCTCCGCCCCCCCGGTCTGCCCAGCTCGAGGGACGGAAGAAGACCTCGGAGCCTGACAAGCCGGAGCAAGACCAGGTGCTGCAAGCCACACTCaggcagctgcagaagctgggGGTGACCGTGGAGCTGGACCCTCCTCGGCAGGGCAAGGCCACGCGCAGCACCCTTGAGAGCACCAG CACGCTGGCCTCCATCAGTCCCGAGGCAGTGGTCCCTAGACTGACCCTCTCAGAATCTGTTGGGACAAGCATGTGGGCCCCCAGCGTGGGAGGCAGCGTGGACCTGAGTCTCGAGGCCAACGCCATCGCCCTGAAATACCTCAGCGACTCTCATCTCTCACGGTTCTCCTTGGGGATGAGGCCTTCAGTACCTCTGCAGAGCCCTGgcgcagtgcattctgggaatgcTTTTACAGAATGTGCCACGACGGGACTGAGCGTGCTGTCTTCTAGCAACATGTCCTTTGCCACCAGGAAGTACATGAAGAAGTATGGTCTGATAGAGGAAAACGGTAGCGAGGAGGAGGTGGAAATGCAGGAAGAGGCAGAGAGTACGGATCTGCGGAGGGACTCGGCCCTGGGCCACTCCGCCCGGACAGACCTGTCTGAGAATTTCAGTCCCGAGCGAGGTGGGATCCTAAAGAACATTGGGAATAACCAGGCAGGATCCCAGAGCCAACTTCTCCGAGACCTACGACCGAAGATGCAGCTTCTCTCTAGTGGTGCCAAAAAGAAATCCCAACAGGAGAACGACCCCCATGAGAGAGGCCCGCAGCCCATGTGGGTGGGAGCCCAGGCACCTCGGGATCCTTCAGTGGCAGAGAGCTCTGTGGGCAACTTCTTGGACCTTAGCCGTCTCCGGCAGCTCCCCAAGCTCTTCTGA